A region from the Deltaproteobacteria bacterium genome encodes:
- a CDS encoding SDR family oxidoreductase codes for MSGILEGKIALITGASSGIGRATAKIFAREGAKLLLADVAEAGGQETLQLVKAMGADALFVKTDVAKAHDVDAMVAKTVETYGRLDCAFNNAGIGGRGARTHEYSEEEWNRVLAVNLTGVWLCMKAEIIQMLKQGSGAIVNTSSIMGLTGAIRVPAYTAAKHGVAGITKAAALEYARHGIRINAVCPAPIYTPMLMGAFEKRPDIEERYARSEPMKRIGQPEEVGEAVAWLCSDRASYMTGLPMPVDGGYMAQ; via the coding sequence AGCGGAATTCTCGAAGGAAAAATTGCCTTGATTACCGGGGCCAGCTCCGGTATCGGTCGCGCCACGGCAAAGATCTTCGCTCGCGAGGGCGCGAAGCTGCTGCTGGCCGATGTGGCGGAAGCCGGAGGCCAAGAAACGTTGCAGCTAGTCAAAGCCATGGGGGCCGACGCCTTGTTCGTGAAAACCGATGTGGCCAAAGCGCACGACGTGGACGCCATGGTCGCCAAGACGGTGGAGACCTACGGGCGGCTCGACTGCGCCTTCAATAACGCCGGGATCGGTGGCCGAGGCGCACGCACGCATGAATACAGCGAAGAGGAATGGAACCGGGTGCTGGCAGTGAACCTCACAGGCGTATGGCTGTGCATGAAAGCGGAGATCATCCAGATGCTCAAGCAAGGCAGTGGAGCCATCGTCAACACCTCCTCTATTATGGGACTCACCGGGGCCATTCGTGTCCCGGCGTACACGGCGGCCAAGCACGGCGTGGCCGGCATTACCAAAGCAGCCGCGCTGGAATATGCGCGGCACGGCATCCGCATCAACGCCGTCTGCCCGGCGCCGATTTACACGCCAATGCTCATGGGCGCTTTCGAGAAGCGGCCCGATATCGAAGAACGCTACGCGCGGTCGGAACCGATGAAACGCATCGGCCAACCCGAGGAAGTCGGGGAAGCTGTGGCGTGGTTGTGCTCGGATCGCGCCTCGTACATGACCGGACTGCCGATGCCGGTCGATGGCGGATACATGGCACAGTAG
- the chrA gene encoding chromate efflux transporter, whose product MSATESTPDRSSRRVPSQVPFGSAFRYWFKLGFINFGGPAGQIALMHRDLVEQRRWISEERFLHALNYCMLLPGPEAQQLAIYIGWLLHRTWGGLVAGVCFVLPSIFILLALSYTYAAYGNLSSVVGVLTGVKPVVVAIVVEAVLKIGGRALKRRVHVAIAGAAFVGIFFLHLPFPLIVLIAGLVGLLGSRWQPQLFSPAPGGTAASLTPTVIDDAAPSAVHMQPSSRYLWQTLGSGLVLWTLPFLLLLAWYGWESLYAQLYRFFTLAALVTFGGAYAVLAYVTQAAVGAYGWLTHAQAVDGLALAETTPGPLIMVLQFVGFIAGWNHAGTMNPTASGVLSALITTYTTFLPSFLFIFLGAPYIEELRGNKNLTAALSGITAAVVGVVLNLALVFGIAVIWPSGPAHGTSWFAALLSLAAFAALYRFHIDVLWVVVAGGAIGLGQGWLL is encoded by the coding sequence ATGAGTGCCACAGAATCGACCCCAGACCGCAGTTCCCGCCGTGTTCCGTCTCAAGTCCCCTTCGGCAGCGCGTTTCGTTACTGGTTCAAGCTAGGGTTCATCAACTTCGGCGGGCCGGCGGGACAAATCGCCTTGATGCATCGCGACCTAGTCGAACAGCGCCGCTGGATTTCGGAGGAGCGCTTTCTGCACGCCCTCAATTACTGCATGTTGCTGCCTGGGCCGGAAGCACAACAATTGGCCATTTATATCGGCTGGCTCCTCCACCGCACCTGGGGTGGCCTGGTCGCGGGTGTGTGTTTCGTCCTGCCGTCGATCTTCATTCTCCTCGCTCTTTCCTATACCTATGCGGCCTACGGCAACCTCTCCTCCGTGGTCGGCGTACTCACAGGCGTGAAGCCGGTCGTGGTGGCGATTGTCGTCGAAGCCGTGCTGAAAATCGGCGGACGGGCGCTCAAACGACGCGTCCACGTGGCGATCGCTGGCGCAGCATTCGTCGGGATTTTCTTTCTTCACCTCCCATTTCCCTTGATCGTCTTGATTGCCGGGCTCGTCGGCTTACTCGGCTCGCGCTGGCAGCCGCAACTGTTCTCTCCCGCACCCGGAGGAACGGCCGCTTCCCTCACTCCGACGGTCATCGACGATGCGGCGCCGTCTGCAGTCCACATGCAGCCCTCATCGCGTTACCTCTGGCAAACATTGGGCAGTGGTCTTGTCCTGTGGACGTTGCCGTTTCTGCTTCTGCTGGCGTGGTACGGGTGGGAGAGTTTGTATGCCCAGCTTTACCGCTTCTTCACACTGGCGGCACTGGTCACCTTCGGCGGGGCCTATGCTGTCCTTGCCTACGTCACTCAAGCTGCAGTTGGCGCTTATGGATGGCTCACGCATGCGCAAGCCGTCGATGGCTTAGCGCTGGCGGAAACCACACCCGGGCCGCTAATTATGGTGCTACAGTTCGTCGGTTTCATCGCCGGGTGGAATCACGCGGGGACCATGAATCCGACGGCCAGCGGCGTACTGAGCGCGCTGATTACCACCTACACCACCTTTCTGCCGAGTTTCCTCTTCATCTTCCTTGGCGCGCCCTACATCGAGGAGCTACGCGGCAATAAGAACCTGACGGCGGCACTCTCCGGCATCACGGCGGCAGTCGTCGGCGTGGTGCTGAATCTCGCGCTCGTATTCGGCATAGCGGTGATCTGGCCGTCTGGTCCGGCCCACGGGACGAGTTGGTTTGCAGCGCTGCTCAGCCTTGCGGCGTTCGCGGCGTTGTATCGTTTCCACATTGACGTGTTGTGGGTCGTCGTGGCTGGCGGAGCGATCGGGCTGGGACAAGGTTGGCTGCTGTAG
- a CDS encoding VOC family protein, translated as MIKSIFHININVTDFDRSLAFYKNLGFKVVLNIGEGPNPANDVGLGIPHSVARAALLALGDDPRATRIDLIEWKQPKTEGTGYPHLYHAGAARIALFTKDLDEEYQRLKALGVECVSEPVVIRFPNKAGAKFFCFKDPDGTFLELIEPFQK; from the coding sequence ATGATTAAGTCGATTTTCCATATTAACATTAACGTGACGGACTTCGACCGTTCTCTGGCGTTCTACAAAAACCTGGGCTTCAAAGTCGTACTCAATATCGGCGAAGGCCCCAATCCGGCTAACGACGTGGGCTTAGGGATTCCCCATAGCGTGGCACGCGCGGCGCTGCTGGCGCTGGGCGACGACCCGCGTGCCACCCGCATCGATCTGATTGAATGGAAGCAACCCAAAACAGAAGGCACTGGCTATCCGCACCTCTACCATGCCGGGGCCGCGCGGATTGCTCTGTTCACCAAAGATCTCGACGAGGAATACCAACGGCTGAAAGCGCTGGGGGTAGAATGCGTCTCCGAGCCCGTCGTCATCCGATTCCCCAATAAAGCCGGCGCGAAATTCTTTTGCTTCAAAGACCCCGACGGGACCTTCTTAGAGCTGATCGAGCCGTTTCAGAAGTGA